Proteins from a genomic interval of Euleptes europaea isolate rEulEur1 chromosome 18, rEulEur1.hap1, whole genome shotgun sequence:
- the AKT1S1 gene encoding proline-rich AKT1 substrate 1, which yields MTTMADNHKESWAALVAAAEGYRRQTGNEVVLLTAFQAPPPGGFGYTQDGSGALADAVQRYLEDIAVVHKTTAFTYAARPSAAPCLPPNHGSYSRSYPSTCAPDELALHRTPTPQGPSPQASGGQEPEDEDDEGDRNTLTEVEQPGGRDHPSDTTGLFVMDEDSPSQEYEPFFDSDPESTDDGSLSEEAPGQTAPPPLSHQYAKSLPVSVPIWGFKEQRQEMRSSDEENSKHSSPDLEKIAASMRALVLRVSDGTEMFGDLPRPRLNTSDFQKLQRKY from the exons ATGACCACCATGGCCGATAACCACAAGGAGAGCTGGGCAGCTCTGGTAGCTGCAGCGGAAGGATACCGGCGTCAGACCGGCAATGAAGTGGTGCTGCTCACGGCCTTCCAGGCCCCTCCTCCTGGCGGCTTTGGCTACACGCAGGACGGCAGCGGGGCCCTGGCGGACGCCGTTCAACGCTACCTCGAAGACATTGCGGTGGTCCACAAGACCACGGCCTTCACTTACGCTGCCCGTCCTTCCGCGGCCCCTTGCCTGCCCCCCAACCATGGCTCCTACTCTCGAAGCTACCCCTCCACCTGTGCCCCAGATGAGCTTGCCTTGCACAGGACGCCTACCCCCCAAGGGCCTTCGCCGCAGGCTTCTGGAGGTCAGGAGCCTGAAGATGAAGACGATGAAGGAGACAGGAACACTCTGACAGAAGTGGAGCAACCAGGTGGGAGAGACCATCCCAGCGACACCACTG GTCTGTTTGTGATGGATGAGGATTCCCCGAGCCAAGAATATGAACCTTTCTTTGACTCTGACCCAGAGAGCACTGATG ATGGGAGTCTGAGCGAGGAGGCCCCCGGCcagacagcccctccccccctcagCCACCAATATGCCAAGTCCTTGCCTGTCTCGGTGCCAATCTGGGGGTTTAAGGAGCAACGGCAAGAGATGCGCTCCTCCGACGAGGAGAACAGCAAG CATTCGTCCCCTGACCTCGAGAAGATCGCCGCCAGCATGCGGGCTCTGGTTCTGCGGGTCTCGGACGGCACGGAGATGTTCGGCGACCTGCCTCGGCCGCGGCTCAACACGAGCGACTTCCAGAAGCTCCAACGGAAATACTAG